From Tepidimicrobium xylanilyticum:
TTATTTAGAAATAAATCAGAGTGTTCAGCATGGACTGAAAGCAGCAACTAATATATTGAGGCAAACGATAAAGGATGCTCCTGTTTATATATTAAACAAGTATGGGAGAGAGCTTGTTAAAGTATTACCGGAGTTAAAATATATTGTAAATAATGACGTTATATACGATATGGGTGAGGATAGAAATAGACTTAGGTTATTTGACAGGATAACCAATTATTTAGAGGAGCTGACTAAGGACAAGCTTACATATATTATTTTGGATAATATTGACGATGGGAGCGTTGAGTTTTTGCATCTATTTAACTTTATCATCAAAAATATGGAGGAGTCTAATTTAGTTTTAATTGCCTCCTATAATGAAAAGCGAATACCTATAGGCACATTAAAGGAAAGGATTTTTAATGATTTATTAAGTGACAAGTTAGTAGAATCTATAAAAATTTCCAATTTAAGTTTAACTGAAATTGGAGAATTCATTCAATCAGTTTTAGGAATGAATTACAAACCCTTAATGTTTTCAGCAGTAGTTTTAAGGGAAAGCGGTGGAAATCCAAGGCATATAGAGTATATTTTAAAGGATTTATATGCAACTGGAGAACTTTTTGTAAATGAAAATGGTTTTTGGGAATTAAAAACACAAAAATATTCTGATTTGTATTTTACCACCAACATGGACCAAGTTTTAAAGAACCAAATTACTTTAATTGAGGAAGAATACATGGATATAATGAATATAGTTTCTGCTTACAATGACTCCATTCCAAAAGCTATCCTTTCCATGTTAATAGACGAAGATAAAATGCCGCTTTCTGCTAAGATAAATGAATTGATTAGAATGGGGCTTTTAGAAGAAAGGGTATCAGACTGGGGATATAGCTACTGTATTAATAATGTTCAATTAAAAAGGCTTATATATTATAGGATGCCTATAGAAGAAAGAGTTAAACTTCATAGGCGATTAGCGGAGCTATTAGAAGAATATTATAAGGATAATTATAAACCAATTATGGAAGAACTTGTTCATCATTTAATATCTTCCGATCAAACGGAAAAGGCCTTGGAACACATATTAGAAGAAGCAAGAAAAGAAGAAAATATAATGAGTAGCCAATCTCAATACCTTTGGGAGGAAGCTTATGAAATAGCAAAGCATGTAGATTCCAAATATATTTTAGAGATTTTAGAGTCTTTAGGTAATATCTATTACCTAAAGGGTGAAAATGATAAAGCTTTGAAGATTTATAGTAAATTAATAGAGAAATCTAAAGAACTTAACAATTATAAATATACTGTATTTGGCAAATTAGGTGTTTGTGAAATCTATTTAAACAGGAATATGATAGATGAAATATTAGTCATTACTAAAGAGATTAGAACTATTTCGGAAAAAAATGCTTTTCCATTGGGATTAGCTAAATCAGGTATATTGTACACTAAATGTATGCTAAATCTAGGTAAATTGGAAGAAGCAGAGAGGAGTATAGAAAAACTACTAAACTATGCCATTAAAAATGGAATGGATGAAGTGCTTGGGGATATCTATAATTTGAGGGGGTTATTGGAGTACTTTAATGGTAACATGGATGAAGCCATTAAATTTTATAATAAAAGTATAGAATATTTCAAAAATACAGATCAATTAATCAATTCTACTAAGCCTATCAATAATATTGCAAACATATATATTCAAAGAGGCAAATATGAGAAAGCCATGAGCTATTACCAAGAAGGCCTAAAAATCATAGAGAAATTTGGCTTGTTAAATCTAAGATTAGTGTTTCTCAATAATATAGGCGAATTATATTGTAATATAGGGAATTTTAATAAAGCAAAAAAATATTTAGAAGAAGCTAGAACCATTGCCATGGAAATTAAGGATAATAATCTAGTTTTTTTGACAAACGTTAATTTGGGATTGATATATTTAGCTACCGGGGATTATGAATACAGTTATAATTGCTATTCGATTTTAAAGGAAAGTTATGTTGAAGATTCAAATTTTAGTTTTGAATTAATCGGGCAGTACTTCAATTTTTTAGGGGAATTTTATTTTACTTTTGGTGAATGGGATAAATCATTAGATTATTCAAAAAAGGCTATGGAACTTTCTAAGGATTATAATAATATTGAATATTTAATGTCAAAGACCAGAGTTATATTAGCTAAATATTTAAAAACGAGAAAGTATGATAAAAATGCTATTGAGCTTATACGAAGGGAGCTTAGGAATAGCAAATTAATATTTCAGAGAAGAATTGCCCTTTTACAATTGGGAATTATAACCTTATTGGAGAAAGATTATGATTATATAATGGATATAATCAATGAAGATGCAGAATTGAGGAAGACAATATCTTCACCAATTTTAGAATATTTAAGGAAGATATTAATATATAGTGCTAGTCGACATAAGTACCAAAACAACCATTTAGAAGAACTAGATAAGATGATTAAGTCCCATAATTTTATTCATCTAAATATTCTAGTAAATATAATAATAGGATCAAACTTAGTGAAAGAAGAAAAGTACTATCAAGCCATTAATTATCTTCTTGAGTCCTTAGATTTAATATATGGCATAGTAAAAAAAATACATTCAAAAAGTTTACAGATAAGCTTTATAAAAAATCATGGAGTTGACAAGATAAAATTTATGCTAGCAGAAGCCATATATAATATCTGTAACAGAAGAGTTGAATTTGTGCAAATAGACCAATTGAAATCTGAAGAACCTGTAGACCAATATTTTGATTATAACATCATATTCAATTTTATAGACGATGCACAATTTGATAATATTATTAAATTGAATTGTCTCTATGAAAATATTAAACATATCCGTACAATTGAAGATTTAATAAATAGTTTGACAAACGATTATAAACATAATCTATATTTAATATTGCAATACTTATCCAAGGAGACTTTAGCTCAAAGGGGGTTTATTCTAATTTACGATGATGAAAAAAATGAGTTTATTCCTATTATTGGTATTGGTGAAAAGGACATAGAAGCATGGAAGGCAAATGAGAATTTACTCGCATTGTCTGGCAGGTATGATAATGGAATACTTATAAGCAGCAATCTCGGGAATAATATTATTGGCCTCCATCGGGAATTTTTGCTTAAGGATACAAGGGCAATTATATGCGTCCCCATATTTGTACCATTAGTTGAACTAAATATGCCTAGCGTAGAAAGAAGAAAAAAAGATATAGGTAAGTATCGGAGAGTAGAGGGTTATGTTTATTTAGAAACAGATAGGGTATTTAACAGATTCGACATAGAAAGACAGAATTTAGTTGGAGCTTTGACTAAGATATTATTTATAAATATTGAAAATTACAAGTTAAAAATCCTTTCAAATATAGATAAATTGACGGGTACTTATACAAGAAAGTATTACGAAAATGAATTCAATAAGATTTTAATGGAAGCAAATCATAACGATGAATCTTTTGCAGTTTTAATGCTTGATTTGGAT
This genomic window contains:
- a CDS encoding diguanylate cyclase, which encodes MKLIDNRYKVIRVIEESVYNTIYEVTDFWNDEKQLFMKLYDISRQGKVIEYLINNFINFTHIRHDNLLSSEQFSIIKTIDRKKINIKRYYSTTEYTNSPTLVTVHDKLNLDEKLRIILQLCNLLDFLHYRGIVYKHLSPSNIFLLENDQIKAMDLTNIYENVINRSYSDLTRYFIAPEVLLEQEEIVSYNSDKYSLGMLILYLLSEDYYSINSDIRFMDGLQMDKEQRDYLVHTIRVLTKTDPMEREITLRDIINDVKDLFGIEYEFDLIKERNVLNFDIRIIGREKEINRILEIDKNLVTHTDFKRAVLVNGDLGVGKTRFLNEISYQLRMRGREVYYLEINQSVQHGLKAATNILRQTIKDAPVYILNKYGRELVKVLPELKYIVNNDVIYDMGEDRNRLRLFDRITNYLEELTKDKLTYIILDNIDDGSVEFLHLFNFIIKNMEESNLVLIASYNEKRIPIGTLKERIFNDLLSDKLVESIKISNLSLTEIGEFIQSVLGMNYKPLMFSAVVLRESGGNPRHIEYILKDLYATGELFVNENGFWELKTQKYSDLYFTTNMDQVLKNQITLIEEEYMDIMNIVSAYNDSIPKAILSMLIDEDKMPLSAKINELIRMGLLEERVSDWGYSYCINNVQLKRLIYYRMPIEERVKLHRRLAELLEEYYKDNYKPIMEELVHHLISSDQTEKALEHILEEARKEENIMSSQSQYLWEEAYEIAKHVDSKYILEILESLGNIYYLKGENDKALKIYSKLIEKSKELNNYKYTVFGKLGVCEIYLNRNMIDEILVITKEIRTISEKNAFPLGLAKSGILYTKCMLNLGKLEEAERSIEKLLNYAIKNGMDEVLGDIYNLRGLLEYFNGNMDEAIKFYNKSIEYFKNTDQLINSTKPINNIANIYIQRGKYEKAMSYYQEGLKIIEKFGLLNLRLVFLNNIGELYCNIGNFNKAKKYLEEARTIAMEIKDNNLVFLTNVNLGLIYLATGDYEYSYNCYSILKESYVEDSNFSFELIGQYFNFLGEFYFTFGEWDKSLDYSKKAMELSKDYNNIEYLMSKTRVILAKYLKTRKYDKNAIELIRRELRNSKLIFQRRIALLQLGIITLLEKDYDYIMDIINEDAELRKTISSPILEYLRKILIYSASRHKYQNNHLEELDKMIKSHNFIHLNILVNIIIGSNLVKEEKYYQAINYLLESLDLIYGIVKKIHSKSLQISFIKNHGVDKIKFMLAEAIYNICNRRVEFVQIDQLKSEEPVDQYFDYNIIFNFIDDAQFDNIIKLNCLYENIKHIRTIEDLINSLTNDYKHNLYLILQYLSKETLAQRGFILIYDDEKNEFIPIIGIGEKDIEAWKANENLLALSGRYDNGILISSNLGNNIIGLHREFLLKDTRAIICVPIFVPLVELNMPSVERRKKDIGKYRRVEGYVYLETDRVFNRFDIERQNLVGALTKILFINIENYKLKILSNIDKLTGTYTRKYYENEFNKILMEANHNDESFAVLMLDLDGFKDINDTYGHRKGDEILSIIGETLINSVRSTDLVARYGGEEFIIILRNVLGDEAKNISEKIRRNVEEIKFHNVKGPVTLSIGISMFPFHSQFKEELIEKADQALYCAKERGKNRVIMWDTDLANSLNRGDRLAGILTGNANKDQKNILAILDVIQIANENINYTEKVFAFLGRVIEVLEAEKCALIEFDDSNKKIVNSYARSRLNLRWVEPDFINENIVEKILHKGEGEFLIDWESISEKNLNLNMPDWQSVIAIPLISNNQIKALVYITVPIKEKEFDYNNYNLAKALCDIFSTILET